Proteins from a single region of Pseudodesulfovibrio portus:
- a CDS encoding PAS domain-containing hybrid sensor histidine kinase/response regulator, with the protein MNRRIATRTLFFGVAFLAGAAFLTGLSFVQKMATGIDPFRLTTYVVSFLVGGTTGLLVGYFFYILKAANTRLAAAEALQRTLLDTIDVGVFIIDDKTKVIEKVNHHVLDLMGTAEGDVVGKTAPLVICDHGSRESDGPVTAEDKAECILLTPGKAPIPVLRSVKRLNLGGEDKRLETVVSISRQRKAESLLESEAQRRRVLLEKSNDGIVIIDQEHRIIEANEQFAAMLGYSAEEVVGLHTWDYEVNTSRDEILNNFEDLTKINKIFETVHRRKDGSSYDVEVSARGLLAGGVPLILAICRDISDRKRFEAALVEAKQAAESASKVKSEFLANMSHEIRTPINGIMGMLQLMNTTELTEEQHEFIEYALQASNRLIRLLSDILDLTRVESGRMEIVAEPFSPADIMESMLHLFAPAAREQGIELRVQVSPDVPARLNGDAVRTQQILGNLVGNALKFSEAGRVDVDVRPLPIHAEGECRLLFTVSDNGPGIADEQLARVFTPFTQVDGSYRRRFQGAGLGLAICARLLELMNGTMAVDSELGVGSQFYFSIPFKIAEPAASVAGKRMGPVLVTGVKVLLAEDDGTSRLFARRVLEKGGHTVTVVENGEQALDALRAEPFDILLVDIQMPVLDGMETMKALRRGDAGETNRDIPAIALTAHSMAGDKNRFLEAGMNWYVSKPLDSDTLLGAVASVLETDLQDTA; encoded by the coding sequence ATGAACAGACGAATTGCAACCAGAACGCTTTTTTTCGGGGTGGCCTTCCTGGCTGGCGCGGCCTTCCTGACAGGGTTGTCGTTTGTTCAGAAGATGGCGACGGGAATCGATCCGTTTCGGCTGACGACCTATGTCGTTTCCTTTCTGGTCGGCGGAACGACCGGCCTGCTCGTTGGCTATTTCTTCTATATCCTCAAAGCGGCGAACACCCGCCTGGCGGCCGCAGAGGCCCTGCAGCGGACCCTGCTCGACACCATCGACGTCGGCGTGTTCATCATTGACGACAAGACCAAGGTCATCGAGAAGGTGAACCACCATGTGCTGGACCTCATGGGAACCGCTGAAGGCGACGTGGTGGGCAAGACCGCCCCGCTGGTCATCTGCGACCACGGCTCTCGGGAGTCGGATGGTCCCGTCACGGCAGAGGACAAGGCGGAATGCATCCTGCTCACCCCGGGCAAGGCCCCCATCCCCGTCCTTCGCTCGGTGAAGCGCCTGAACCTCGGAGGGGAGGATAAACGGCTTGAAACCGTGGTCAGCATCTCCCGCCAGAGAAAGGCCGAATCCCTGCTGGAGAGCGAAGCCCAGCGGCGCAGGGTGCTTTTGGAAAAGAGCAATGACGGCATAGTCATCATTGACCAGGAGCACCGGATTATCGAAGCCAATGAGCAGTTCGCCGCCATGCTGGGCTATTCTGCGGAAGAGGTCGTCGGCTTGCACACCTGGGATTATGAGGTGAACACGTCAAGGGATGAAATATTAAATAATTTCGAAGACCTGACCAAGATAAACAAGATATTTGAAACTGTTCATCGGCGCAAGGACGGCTCCTCCTACGATGTGGAAGTGAGTGCGCGGGGCCTTCTGGCGGGCGGTGTGCCGCTCATCCTGGCCATCTGCCGGGACATCTCCGACCGGAAACGCTTCGAAGCCGCCCTGGTGGAGGCCAAGCAGGCCGCTGAATCCGCCTCCAAGGTCAAGAGCGAGTTCCTGGCAAACATGAGCCATGAAATCCGCACTCCCATCAACGGCATCATGGGCATGCTGCAGTTGATGAACACAACGGAACTGACGGAAGAGCAGCATGAGTTCATCGAATATGCGCTTCAGGCGAGCAACAGGCTGATCCGGCTGTTGTCGGATATTCTCGACCTGACCCGGGTCGAGTCGGGCCGCATGGAAATCGTTGCCGAGCCCTTCAGCCCGGCCGATATCATGGAGAGCATGCTCCATCTCTTCGCCCCTGCCGCCAGAGAGCAGGGGATTGAGTTGCGGGTTCAGGTCAGCCCGGATGTCCCGGCCAGACTCAATGGCGACGCCGTGCGCACCCAGCAGATTCTCGGCAATCTGGTCGGCAACGCCCTCAAGTTTTCCGAGGCAGGCAGGGTCGACGTGGACGTCCGTCCGCTGCCGATCCACGCCGAGGGCGAGTGTCGGTTGCTGTTCACGGTTTCCGATAACGGGCCCGGCATAGCCGACGAGCAGCTGGCGCGGGTGTTCACGCCCTTTACCCAGGTCGACGGAAGCTACCGCCGCCGTTTCCAGGGCGCGGGACTTGGCCTGGCCATCTGCGCGCGTCTCTTGGAGTTGATGAACGGCACCATGGCCGTGGATAGCGAGCTCGGCGTCGGTTCACAATTCTATTTCAGCATTCCCTTCAAAATCGCCGAGCCTGCGGCCTCTGTCGCCGGGAAACGCATGGGGCCTGTTCTCGTGACGGGTGTGAAAGTCCTGTTGGCCGAAGACGACGGTACGTCGCGCCTGTTCGCCCGGCGAGTCCTTGAAAAAGGCGGGCATACGGTGACGGTCGTGGAAAACGGGGAGCAGGCTCTGGACGCCCTGCGAGCCGAGCCCTTCGACATCCTGCTCGTGGATATTCAGATGCCCGTTCTGGACGGCATGGAAACCATGAAGGCGCTCCGTCGCGGTGACGCCGGGGAAACGAACAGGGACATCCCGGCAATCGCCCTGACCGCCCATTCCATGGCCGGGGACAAGAACAGGTTCCTGGAAGCGGGCATGAACTGGTACGTGTCCAAGCCCCTGGATTCCGACACCCTGCTGGGGGCAGTGGCCTCGGTTTTAGAAACCGACCTCCAGGATACCGCCTGA
- the ybaK gene encoding Cys-tRNA(Pro) deacylase, translated as MTPAIHAAKRAKIAYAVHEYEHDPSADSYGLEAAEKLGLDPARVFKTLVVAAGPELVVAVLPVACRLNLKRLAKAVGAKKTAMADVRQVERVTGYVVGGVSPLGQKKPLPTVIDESAFDQDTIFVSAGRRGLEVELSPRDLADLTGASFSPVAQ; from the coding sequence ATGACACCGGCCATCCACGCGGCGAAAAGGGCGAAGATCGCCTACGCCGTCCACGAATACGAACACGATCCGTCGGCGGATTCCTACGGCCTGGAAGCGGCTGAAAAGCTCGGCCTGGACCCGGCCAGGGTGTTCAAGACCCTGGTGGTGGCCGCCGGGCCCGAACTGGTGGTGGCGGTGCTGCCCGTTGCCTGTCGGCTCAACCTCAAGCGGCTGGCCAAGGCCGTGGGCGCGAAAAAGACGGCCATGGCCGACGTCAGGCAGGTGGAACGGGTGACCGGCTATGTGGTCGGCGGCGTGAGCCCGCTCGGCCAGAAGAAGCCGCTGCCAACGGTCATCGACGAATCCGCGTTCGATCAGGACACCATTTTCGTCAGCGCCGGGCGCCGGGGCCTGGAGGTCGAGCTCTCCCCCCGCGATCTGGCCGACCTGACCGGAGCGTCCTTTTCGCCCGTGGCCCAATAA
- the corA gene encoding magnesium/cobalt transporter CorA gives MFDFLKWNSVKLDAAPGTLVYAGEKRDFTPSVTTYSYRSDKVTEECVLSADGIVFEPDCINFLIATGIHQPDMVKGIGAKLSIPPLFLEDVLNTGQRPHFVWADDDTGFIVMKHMMVADGLLKSEQVSLFWRDNLVVAFLERESDLLDGILARIHKGKGRIRNSDSSYLMVAILDALVDQHMLALARFGEAAQALEGRLSSGISDDMLGELYELKRETILLRNTLVPIREIFKSLLRDDTEISEQVHPFLVDVVGHHEQTLEGATALHDILKSMIDYQISLIGIRTNKVMQLLTVIATIFIPLTFIVGVYGMNFKYMPELEWYYGYYIVMAVMGVVGVGMFFYFYRKKML, from the coding sequence GTGTTTGATTTTCTCAAGTGGAACAGCGTCAAGTTGGATGCGGCCCCGGGAACTCTCGTCTATGCCGGGGAGAAACGCGATTTCACCCCGTCCGTGACGACGTATTCCTACAGGTCGGACAAGGTCACGGAGGAGTGCGTGCTCTCTGCGGACGGCATTGTCTTCGAGCCGGATTGCATCAATTTTCTCATCGCCACCGGCATCCATCAGCCGGACATGGTCAAGGGCATCGGCGCGAAGCTCTCCATCCCGCCCCTTTTCCTGGAGGACGTGCTCAACACCGGGCAGCGACCGCATTTTGTCTGGGCGGACGACGACACCGGATTCATCGTCATGAAGCACATGATGGTCGCGGACGGCCTGCTCAAGTCCGAGCAGGTCAGCCTGTTCTGGCGGGACAATCTGGTGGTGGCGTTCCTGGAACGGGAGAGCGACCTGCTGGACGGCATCCTGGCCCGCATCCACAAGGGAAAGGGGCGCATCCGTAACTCCGACTCGTCATACCTGATGGTGGCCATCCTCGACGCCCTGGTGGACCAGCATATGCTGGCCTTGGCCCGGTTCGGCGAGGCGGCCCAGGCACTCGAAGGCAGGTTGAGCAGCGGGATTTCCGACGACATGCTGGGCGAACTCTATGAATTGAAACGAGAGACCATCCTGCTGCGCAACACCCTGGTGCCCATCCGGGAAATATTCAAGTCCCTGCTCCGGGACGACACCGAGATATCGGAGCAGGTCCATCCTTTCCTCGTGGACGTGGTCGGCCACCACGAGCAGACCCTGGAAGGGGCCACGGCACTGCACGACATCCTCAAGTCCATGATCGACTATCAGATCTCACTCATCGGCATCAGAACCAACAAGGTCATGCAGCTCCTGACCGTCATCGCCACCATATTCATCCCGCTGACCTTCATTGTCGGGGTGTACGGCATGAACTTCAAGTATATGCCGGAACTGGAATGGTATTACGGCTATTATATAGTCATGGCCGTCATGGGCGTGGTCGGTGTGGGCATGTTCTTCTATTTTTACCGGAAGAAGATGCTCTGA
- a CDS encoding mechanosensitive ion channel family protein gives MQEFLNNPYVVKALLSLALTLAILILARIAVSVATHKGRQATEAPFIIKYTALFLIAMSLVVIWLDGITPILTALTIVAAALTIVSKELILNFLGSFVIFWREVFAIGDRVEIGDFSGDVIDKGILYFTLLETGRTDSTNHSTGRLIKVPNALTLTLPVVNSTRGAGYVWTELRIVLTPESDWEKARERLLDLINAYYVSEKIDLERVKRVFEKRSIFFNRLTPRGYVDLASGGVRITLRYLCRSRMTRESRDFILTRFLPELGSLNVRLADEQS, from the coding sequence ATGCAGGAATTCCTGAACAACCCATACGTGGTCAAGGCGCTGCTGAGCCTGGCCCTGACCCTGGCCATCCTGATCCTGGCCAGGATCGCGGTGTCCGTAGCCACGCACAAGGGGCGGCAGGCCACTGAAGCTCCGTTCATCATCAAATACACTGCCCTGTTCCTGATCGCCATGTCCCTGGTGGTCATCTGGCTGGACGGCATCACCCCCATCCTCACGGCGCTGACCATCGTGGCGGCTGCGCTGACCATCGTTTCCAAGGAGCTGATCCTCAACTTTCTCGGCTCGTTCGTGATCTTCTGGCGGGAGGTCTTCGCCATCGGTGACCGGGTGGAAATCGGCGATTTTTCCGGCGACGTCATCGACAAGGGCATCCTCTACTTCACCCTGCTGGAAACCGGCAGGACCGACTCCACCAACCACTCCACGGGGCGGCTCATCAAGGTCCCCAACGCACTGACCCTGACCCTGCCGGTGGTCAACTCCACCCGGGGGGCGGGATACGTATGGACGGAGCTGCGCATCGTCCTCACCCCGGAAAGCGATTGGGAAAAGGCCAGGGAACGGCTCCTCGACCTGATCAATGCCTATTACGTATCCGAAAAAATCGATCTGGAACGGGTAAAGCGGGTGTTCGAGAAACGGAGCATCTTCTTCAACAGGCTGACACCCAGGGGCTATGTGGACCTGGCCTCCGGCGGCGTGCGCATCACCCTGCGCTATCTGTGCCGCTCCCGCATGACCAGGGAGAGCCGGGACTTCATCCTGACCCGGTTCCTGCCCGAACTGGGCTCGCTCAACGTCAGGCTGGCGGACGAGCAATCCTGA
- a CDS encoding [FeFe] hydrogenase, group A, translated as MKKIEGVMAQTNAPKGIDPDGIFFVQVDPTKCEACGTCEEVCATGAIQAINEDGIRAVVDPAACMNCGQCLTNCPYSAIYEGVSFVDEIFEKLQDPDTVVVSMPAPAVRYGLGESFGAPTGTYVGGQMHAALRKLGFDYIWDNEFTADVTIMEEGTELIQRVKEQGKKGARPLPQFTSCCPGWVKFTETFYPDLLPNLSSCKSPIGMLGPLSKTYGAHETHTPAKKIYTVSIMPCIAKKYEGLRPELADSGFRDIDATINTRELAYMIKTAGIDFNSLPSQKPDPILGDSTGAATIFGNSGGVMEAALRLAYEVLSGQTLKNPDIKVVRTHEGINTADVAVPGFGTVKVAVASGLANAAKLCDEVRAGKSPYHFIEIMSCPGGCVNGGGQPIDPEVTASLFRSTVAKINKRFRARRVSA; from the coding sequence ATGAAAAAGATTGAAGGCGTGATGGCTCAAACCAACGCCCCCAAGGGCATCGACCCGGACGGAATTTTCTTTGTCCAGGTCGATCCCACCAAATGCGAGGCATGCGGCACGTGTGAAGAGGTCTGTGCCACAGGCGCGATCCAGGCCATCAACGAAGACGGCATTCGTGCGGTCGTGGACCCGGCGGCCTGCATGAACTGCGGCCAGTGCCTGACCAACTGTCCCTACAGCGCCATCTACGAAGGCGTGTCCTTTGTGGACGAGATCTTCGAAAAGCTGCAGGACCCGGACACCGTGGTCGTGTCCATGCCCGCCCCCGCCGTCCGGTACGGCCTGGGCGAAAGCTTCGGCGCGCCCACCGGCACCTATGTCGGCGGCCAGATGCACGCGGCCCTGCGCAAGCTCGGCTTCGACTACATCTGGGACAACGAGTTCACCGCCGACGTGACCATCATGGAAGAAGGCACCGAACTCATCCAGCGGGTCAAGGAACAGGGCAAGAAGGGCGCCCGCCCCCTGCCCCAGTTCACGTCCTGCTGCCCGGGCTGGGTCAAGTTCACCGAGACCTTCTACCCGGACCTGCTGCCGAACCTGTCGAGCTGCAAGTCTCCCATCGGCATGCTCGGCCCCCTGTCCAAGACCTACGGAGCGCACGAGACCCATACCCCGGCCAAGAAGATCTACACGGTCTCCATCATGCCGTGCATCGCCAAGAAGTACGAAGGGCTGCGCCCGGAGTTGGCGGACAGCGGCTTCCGCGACATCGACGCCACCATCAATACCCGCGAGCTGGCCTACATGATCAAGACTGCGGGCATCGACTTCAACTCGCTGCCCTCGCAGAAACCCGACCCGATCCTGGGCGACTCCACCGGCGCGGCCACCATCTTCGGCAACTCCGGCGGCGTCATGGAAGCGGCCCTGCGCCTGGCCTACGAGGTCCTGTCCGGACAGACCCTCAAGAACCCGGACATCAAGGTCGTGCGCACCCACGAAGGCATCAACACCGCCGATGTCGCGGTGCCCGGCTTCGGCACGGTCAAGGTGGCCGTGGCCAGCGGCCTGGCAAACGCCGCCAAGCTCTGCGACGAAGTCAGGGCCGGGAAATCCCCGTACCACTTCATCGAGATCATGAGCTGCCCCGGCGGTTGCGTTAACGGCGGCGGCCAGCCCATCGACCCCGAGGTCACGGCTTCCCTGTTCCGCAGCACTGTGGCCAAGATCAACAAGCGTTTCCGGGCACGCCGGGTCAGCGCATAA
- a CDS encoding iron hydrogenase small subunit has translation MKMNRRGFIKACGFMAGYAVLGVNLTKEAVASSMNFVGLRQKSVYDADAKIYKVRKSQDNPMIAKIYDHKDGFLHEGPCGHMSHHLLHTHYVDRSARLAALKAKGFKFNL, from the coding sequence ATGAAAATGAACAGACGCGGTTTCATCAAGGCCTGCGGCTTCATGGCCGGATATGCCGTTCTCGGCGTCAACCTGACCAAGGAAGCGGTCGCAAGCTCCATGAACTTCGTTGGCCTGCGCCAGAAGTCCGTGTACGACGCCGACGCCAAGATCTACAAGGTCAGGAAGTCCCAGGACAACCCCATGATCGCCAAGATCTACGACCACAAGGACGGCTTCCTGCATGAAGGTCCCTGCGGCCACATGTCCCACCACCTGCTGCACACCCACTACGTGGACCGCAGCGCGCGGTTGGCTGCACTCAAGGCCAAGGGCTTCAAGTTCAACCTCTAA